One genomic region from Paraburkholderia azotifigens encodes:
- a CDS encoding PhzF family phenazine biosynthesis protein: protein MQAHTVRFKQVDVFTSMPFKGNPLAVVFDADGLDTEQMQAIAHWTNLSETSFLLKPTDPSADYRVRIFTTRGELPFAGHPTLGTAHAWREAGNQPKQPGRMVQQCAAGLIELAQDESRDGVWAFAAPPARVTPLAGSEYAALAQALRSDAIDYTAQPCGVDNGPQWLVVRMNSAAACLALDPDAAALGRVALTVGARGLAAYGPHEANGPATFELRCLMMGGGLGFGEDPVTGSANAALAGLLTAQNTRPGMQYTVRQGTALGRAGDVYVRYDDTAGKIWIGGATVTIVDGTFRLP from the coding sequence ATGCAAGCTCACACCGTTCGCTTCAAACAGGTCGACGTGTTTACGTCGATGCCGTTCAAAGGCAATCCTCTCGCGGTCGTGTTCGATGCGGACGGACTCGACACCGAACAGATGCAGGCCATCGCACACTGGACCAATCTGTCGGAGACGAGCTTCCTGTTAAAACCGACCGACCCGTCGGCCGACTATCGCGTGCGCATCTTCACGACGCGTGGCGAGTTGCCCTTTGCCGGCCATCCGACGCTAGGCACCGCGCACGCCTGGCGCGAAGCGGGCAACCAGCCGAAACAGCCCGGCCGCATGGTGCAGCAATGTGCGGCGGGCCTCATCGAACTGGCACAGGACGAGAGCCGCGATGGCGTGTGGGCATTCGCCGCGCCGCCGGCGCGCGTCACGCCGCTCGCCGGCAGCGAGTACGCCGCACTCGCGCAGGCACTGCGCAGCGATGCAATCGATTACACGGCCCAGCCATGTGGTGTCGACAACGGTCCGCAATGGCTCGTCGTCCGTATGAATTCGGCAGCGGCCTGCCTCGCGCTCGATCCCGATGCGGCCGCGCTCGGGCGCGTCGCGCTGACCGTGGGCGCGCGAGGTCTGGCGGCCTACGGCCCGCACGAGGCAAACGGACCAGCCACTTTCGAACTGCGTTGCCTGATGATGGGCGGCGGCCTCGGCTTCGGGGAAGACCCTGTGACGGGCAGCGCGAACGCCGCGCTCGCGGGACTGTTGACCGCGCAGAACACGCGGCCCGGCATGCAATACACGGTACGCCAGGGCACGGCACTCGGCCGCGCCGGCGACGTCTACGTGCGCTATGACGACACGGCCGGCAAGATATGGATCGGCGGCGCTACTGTGACGATCGTCGACGGCACGTTCCGTCTGCCGTGA
- a CDS encoding RidA family protein: MANVYDKLKELGIELPVAGAPAAAYVMSAQSGNTVYLSGHIAKKDGKVWAGKLGDNLGTEEGKAAARSIAIDLLATLHAHVGDLNRVTRVVKLMSLVNSTLDFTEQHIVTNGASELIADVFGERGKHARSAFGVAQIPLGACVEIELIAEVQ, from the coding sequence ATGGCTAACGTATATGACAAGCTGAAGGAACTGGGCATCGAACTGCCCGTCGCAGGCGCACCCGCTGCCGCTTACGTGATGAGCGCGCAAAGCGGCAACACGGTCTACCTGTCCGGCCACATCGCGAAGAAGGACGGCAAGGTGTGGGCAGGCAAGCTCGGCGACAATCTGGGCACGGAAGAAGGCAAGGCCGCCGCGCGCTCGATCGCGATCGATCTGCTCGCCACATTGCACGCGCATGTCGGCGACCTGAACCGCGTGACGCGCGTCGTCAAGCTGATGAGCCTCGTGAACTCGACGCTCGATTTCACCGAGCAGCACATCGTGACGAACGGCGCATCGGAACTGATCGCCGACGTGTTCGGCGAACGCGGCAAGCATGCGCGCTCGGCATTCGGCGTCGCGCAGATTCCGCTCGGCGCATGCGTCGAGATCGAACTGATCGCTGAAGTTCAGTAA
- a CDS encoding PLP-dependent aminotransferase family protein, giving the protein MNQSDLNAPTWQLSERARKLTSSAIREILKVTERPEVISFAGGLPSPATFPAEEMRAASDRILRDAPAAALQYSATEGYLPLREWVAQRYSVNGAQIRASQVLITTGSQQALDLLGKVLVCPESPVLVETPTYLGALQSFSMYEPHYVQVPTDDNGLIPEGLTPELTKGARLLYAQPNFQNPTGRRLPIERRRALAEFSKSAPFPVIEDDPYGALDYKGEPLPTMLSIAPDHIVHLGSFSKVLAPGLRVGYIIAPEELHFKLVQAKQATDLHTPSFTQRIVHEVVKDGFLDTHVPKIRALYRDQCEAMLGSLERYMPEGVTWNRPEGGMFIWVSLPKHIDSMKLLEEAVAQNVAFVPGGPFFANEAQHNTLRLSFVTVPPAKIDEGVARLAELIRARV; this is encoded by the coding sequence ATGAATCAAAGCGACCTCAATGCCCCGACCTGGCAACTGTCCGAACGCGCTCGCAAGCTGACCAGCTCGGCGATCCGCGAAATCCTGAAGGTCACCGAGCGGCCCGAGGTCATTTCGTTCGCGGGCGGTCTGCCGTCGCCGGCCACTTTCCCGGCCGAGGAAATGCGCGCCGCCAGCGACCGCATCCTGCGCGATGCGCCCGCCGCCGCGCTCCAGTACAGCGCGACGGAAGGCTATCTGCCCCTGCGCGAATGGGTTGCACAGCGTTATTCGGTGAACGGCGCGCAAATCCGTGCATCGCAGGTGCTGATCACCACGGGCTCGCAACAGGCGCTCGATCTGCTCGGCAAGGTGCTGGTCTGCCCGGAAAGCCCGGTGCTCGTCGAAACGCCCACGTATCTCGGCGCGCTCCAGTCGTTCTCGATGTACGAGCCGCACTACGTGCAGGTGCCGACCGATGATAACGGCCTGATCCCCGAAGGCCTCACGCCCGAACTGACGAAGGGCGCGCGTCTCCTGTACGCACAGCCGAACTTCCAGAATCCGACGGGCCGCCGTCTGCCCATCGAGCGCCGCCGCGCGCTCGCCGAATTCTCGAAGTCGGCGCCCTTCCCCGTCATCGAAGACGATCCGTATGGCGCGCTCGACTACAAGGGCGAGCCGCTGCCGACCATGCTGTCGATCGCGCCCGATCACATCGTGCATCTTGGCTCGTTTTCGAAGGTGCTCGCGCCGGGCCTGCGCGTCGGCTACATCATTGCGCCCGAAGAACTGCACTTCAAGCTCGTGCAGGCCAAGCAGGCAACGGATCTTCACACGCCGAGCTTCACGCAGCGCATCGTGCACGAAGTCGTGAAAGACGGCTTCCTCGACACGCACGTGCCAAAAATCCGCGCGCTGTATCGCGATCAGTGCGAAGCGATGCTCGGCTCGCTCGAACGCTACATGCCCGAAGGCGTCACGTGGAATCGCCCCGAAGGCGGCATGTTCATCTGGGTGTCGCTGCCGAAGCACATCGACTCGATGAAGCTGCTCGAAGAAGCCGTTGCGCAGAATGTCGCGTTCGTGCCGGGCGGCCCGTTCTTCGCGAACGAAGCGCAGCACAACACGCTGCGTCTGTCGTTCGTGACCGTGCCGCCCGCGAAGATCGACGAAGGCGTCGCGCGCCTCGCGGAACTCATCCGCGCGCGCGTTTGA
- a CDS encoding DMT family transporter, whose product MKRETQGMLLGLIGVMIFSLTLPMTRIVVAEFSPLLNGLGRALAASVPAAVLLAVRREKLPTWPQIKSLAVVSLGVIVAFPVFSAWAMKSVPASHGAVVNGLQPLCVAVYAAWLSHERPSKAFWASAIAGSAIVVAFALQAGGGAFQAGDLLMLVAVGIGALGYAEGARLARQIGGWQVICWALVVSAPFLLAPVAWLGWEQHVSHPGPVAIKTWLAFGYVTLFSQFVGFFAWYAGLAMGGTARVGQVQLLQIFFTMAFSALFFGENVTPITWIFAAAVIATVMLGRKATVHTAVRPVRAA is encoded by the coding sequence ATGAAGCGCGAAACCCAAGGCATGCTGCTCGGACTGATCGGCGTGATGATCTTCAGCCTGACGCTGCCAATGACCCGCATCGTCGTCGCCGAATTCAGCCCGCTGCTGAACGGCCTGGGCCGCGCGCTTGCCGCTTCCGTTCCCGCTGCCGTGCTGCTAGCCGTGCGCCGCGAAAAGCTGCCCACCTGGCCTCAGATCAAGAGCCTCGCCGTCGTGTCGCTCGGCGTGATCGTCGCGTTTCCGGTGTTTTCCGCGTGGGCGATGAAAAGCGTGCCCGCGTCGCACGGTGCCGTCGTCAACGGCCTCCAGCCGCTGTGCGTCGCCGTCTACGCCGCGTGGCTGTCGCACGAACGGCCGTCGAAAGCCTTCTGGGCGAGCGCCATCGCGGGCAGCGCGATCGTCGTCGCGTTCGCGCTGCAGGCGGGCGGCGGCGCCTTCCAGGCGGGCGACCTGCTGATGCTCGTCGCCGTCGGCATCGGCGCGCTCGGCTATGCGGAAGGCGCGCGGCTCGCGCGGCAGATCGGCGGCTGGCAGGTGATCTGCTGGGCGCTCGTCGTGTCGGCGCCGTTCCTGCTCGCGCCCGTCGCGTGGCTCGGCTGGGAGCAGCACGTCAGCCATCCCGGCCCCGTCGCGATCAAGACCTGGCTCGCGTTCGGCTACGTCACGCTGTTCTCGCAGTTCGTCGGCTTTTTCGCGTGGTACGCGGGCCTGGCGATGGGCGGCACCGCCCGCGTCGGTCAGGTGCAACTGCTGCAGATTTTCTTCACGATGGCGTTCTCCGCACTGTTCTTCGGCGAAAACGTCACGCCCATCACGTGGATTTTCGCGGCCGCCGTGATCGCCACCGTGATGCTGGGCCGCAAGGCCACCGTGCACACGGCCGTTCGGCCCGTTCGCGCGGCCTGA
- a CDS encoding VOC family protein, giving the protein MTAHTLRIDHLVVSARTLDEGTQYVADTLGVAPSGGGAHPSMRTHNRLLNLWGGAYLEVIAIDPDADEPANARARLFALDDPATHARLENGPYLSHWVARVERPKNLALWQRQYPERISAVVPMTRGDFTWSLTVAEDGAFPSWQGAGDGVAPSLIQWDTPRHPSDVLPETGLALKALKGWHPQAETVAQQMQWLGAAHLIALDSTDGAPVLAADIETPSGLRTLK; this is encoded by the coding sequence ATGACAGCACACACGCTACGAATCGATCACCTCGTTGTTTCCGCCCGCACGCTCGACGAAGGCACGCAATACGTCGCCGATACGCTCGGCGTCGCGCCGTCGGGCGGCGGTGCGCATCCATCGATGCGCACGCACAACCGGCTGCTGAACCTGTGGGGCGGCGCGTATCTGGAAGTGATCGCGATCGATCCCGACGCCGACGAGCCCGCGAACGCCCGCGCCCGACTCTTCGCGCTCGACGATCCCGCGACGCACGCGCGCCTTGAAAACGGGCCGTATCTGTCGCATTGGGTTGCGCGCGTCGAACGGCCGAAAAATCTGGCGTTGTGGCAACGGCAATATCCTGAGCGCATTTCGGCCGTGGTGCCGATGACGCGCGGCGATTTCACCTGGAGCCTGACGGTCGCCGAAGACGGCGCGTTTCCGTCGTGGCAAGGCGCGGGCGACGGCGTCGCGCCCTCGCTGATTCAATGGGACACGCCGCGCCATCCATCGGATGTGCTGCCGGAAACGGGCCTCGCGCTGAAGGCGCTGAAGGGTTGGCATCCACAGGCGGAGACCGTCGCGCAGCAGATGCAATGGCTCGGCGCGGCGCACCTCATTGCGCTGGACAGCACGGACGGTGCGCCCGTCCTTGCCGCCGACATCGAAACCCCGAGCGGGCTGCGCACGCTCAAATAA